The following are from one region of the Paenibacillus protaetiae genome:
- a CDS encoding aldehyde dehydrogenase yields the protein MVTGSKWEDAVARQKAHALTVMDKSVPARLQRLSKLKEAIKRSEPELLQALRLDLNKSETEAYMTEIGIVYSEISHTMRHLKRWAKPKKVKTALTHAGSRGVIIREPYGTVLIIAPWNYPFQLVMSPLVGAIAGGNTAVIKPSELSPHVSAVIAGIVSGLFPPEEVMTAEGGVEVSTALLEQPFDYIFFTGSTAVGKAVMEAAAKRLIPVTLELGGKSPCVVHRDADLKLAAKRILFGKLTNAGQTCIAPDYLLVHQEVKGRLLDELKAAAVRFYGDQPLSNPDYGRIINKRHFDRLVRLLQDGTIVHGGQYDEDALKIAPTFIEIADWESPVMQEEIFGPIMPILAYSSADEVVDAVTARPKPLAFYLFTGDRDVEKELLHRIPFGGGCVNDTLMHIATPYLPFGGVGESGMGGYHGESSFQTFTHAKSVLKQTTAFDFAFRYPSARNGLRWLKKVMK from the coding sequence ATGGTTACCGGCAGCAAGTGGGAAGATGCGGTCGCCCGGCAAAAGGCGCATGCGCTCACCGTTATGGACAAATCCGTCCCAGCCAGGCTGCAAAGGCTGTCGAAGCTGAAAGAAGCGATCAAACGGAGCGAACCGGAACTGCTGCAAGCATTGCGGCTAGATTTGAATAAATCCGAGACGGAAGCGTATATGACGGAGATTGGGATTGTTTATTCCGAAATCAGCCATACGATGCGCCATTTGAAGCGCTGGGCTAAACCGAAAAAAGTAAAAACCGCGCTGACGCATGCCGGCTCGCGGGGCGTTATTATCCGTGAGCCGTACGGAACGGTGCTCATTATTGCCCCTTGGAACTACCCGTTTCAGCTTGTAATGTCACCGCTTGTCGGCGCGATTGCCGGCGGAAATACGGCTGTCATTAAACCTTCGGAGCTGTCGCCGCATGTCTCGGCCGTCATTGCCGGCATAGTGTCCGGCTTGTTTCCGCCGGAAGAGGTCATGACCGCCGAAGGCGGCGTTGAAGTGAGCACCGCGCTGCTGGAGCAGCCGTTTGATTATATTTTTTTTACCGGCAGCACAGCGGTTGGTAAAGCGGTTATGGAGGCGGCGGCCAAGCGGTTGATCCCGGTTACGCTGGAGCTTGGCGGCAAAAGCCCGTGTGTCGTCCACCGCGATGCGGACTTAAAGCTGGCTGCGAAACGCATTTTGTTCGGGAAGCTTACGAATGCCGGCCAGACCTGTATCGCACCGGACTACTTGCTTGTCCACCAGGAAGTGAAGGGAAGGCTGCTGGATGAATTGAAGGCTGCAGCGGTCCGTTTTTACGGCGATCAGCCGCTTAGCAATCCGGATTACGGCCGGATCATAAACAAGCGGCATTTTGACCGGCTTGTGCGGTTGTTGCAGGATGGGACGATTGTGCATGGCGGGCAATATGATGAGGACGCCTTAAAGATAGCGCCAACCTTCATCGAAATTGCGGATTGGGAATCGCCGGTTATGCAGGAGGAAATATTCGGGCCGATTATGCCGATCTTGGCTTACAGCTCGGCAGACGAAGTTGTGGATGCAGTTACCGCCCGGCCGAAGCCGCTTGCTTTTTATTTGTTTACCGGCGACCGGGACGTAGAGAAAGAGCTGCTGCATCGCATTCCGTTTGGAGGGGGCTGCGTAAACGACACACTTATGCATATCGCAACGCCTTATTTGCCGTTCGGCGGCGTCGGAGAAAGCGGGATGGGCGGTTATCACGGCGAAAGCAGCTTTCAGACGTTTACACATGCCAAAAGCGTGCTGAAGCAAACGACTGCGTTTGATTTTGCTTTCCGGTACCCTTCTGCAAGGAACGGATTGCGCTGGCTCAAAAAAGTAATGAAATAA